The DNA window CCATCGATGACCATCGCGCACATGGCGTGCCGTGGCCGTTCAACGGCATGGACGATCAGCCCGCAATCGGTTGCCAAGGCGGTGAACATCACCGTAGCGCTCGCACAGTTGAATGTGCCGTCGTCAAAAACGCGCATCAGCTCGGTGGCTCGCGGATCGTAGCCACCGGTGAGAATCTCGCCGTGCATGAACTCGAATAGCGCCTCCGACCGACGCCCCGGCGACTGTTCGTGTTCCGAGATTTGGCGCGCTTGATCGCGCCACTCGATGTATCGTTGTCGATAGCGCTCGAGATCATCAGCCCGATCAACGCCGCTGGCGACCAGGGCCGCCTCGATCAGTGTGAATTGTTGGAACTGCCCGGCGACCGGATCGGCCAGCATCCGCGATTCCAGCGGCGAAAGCGGCAACGGATCGGGAAAACCGACCGCCGCGTGCGCCGGTTGCGATCCCGAAATCGCCAACAGGCAGCCGATCGCCAACGCGGCAAATCGATTGATCGGCATGTTGAATCGGACGGTGCTCACGCGGAATGATTGCGATCGACTCGCCTCGTTTGGCTTCTTAGTCTGACCGAGAAGCATACGTTGCAAAAACGCAACGCGTGTCGGCGTGCTCGTCGCGCGAAACGTCCGGAGTCCGCGGCGCTTGCCGGTCGTCAGGATTCTTCCGGCAGATGATGGCCGAGCTTTTCGCGTTTGGTGGCGATATAGCGGGCGTTGTGCTCGTGCACCGGCGGCAGAATTGGCACCTGATCGACAACCTCCAGGTCAAAACCGCCATAGATGAAGGCGTCGGTCTTCTTCGGATTGTTCGTCAACAACCGCACCTTCGACAGCCCGAGGTCCTTCAGCAATTGAATCCCGATCCCGTAGTCGCGGGTATCGGCCTTGAAGCCAAGGGCTAGATTCGCTTCGACCGTGTCGAGCCCGTCGTCCTGAAGCTCGTAGGCCTTGATTTTCTCGATCAAGCCGATGCCGCGCCCTTCTTGCGGCAAGTAGACCAGCACGCCCGCGCCCTCGCGACCGATCATGTCGAGCGCCATATGAAGTTGGTCGCCGCAATCGCAGCGGAGCGAATCGAGCAAGTCACCGGTGAAACACGAGGAGTGCAACCGGACGAGCGGCGCGACGGCTTTCGTCGGATCACCCATCACCAGCACGATGGGCTGCTGCGACTCGTATTTCACGCCATACGCAATCAGCTTGAATTGGCCATACCGCGTCGGCAACTTGGCCTCGGCAATACGAAAGACGAGCTTCTCGCGCACCCGGCGATAGCGGATCAGTTCCTCGATTGAGATGATCTCGAGCCTGTGCTGCCGGGCCAGCTCGAACAGCAGCTTTCGATTCGCTCGATTTCCTTCGCCGTCGAGGATTTCGCACAGAACGCCCGCCGGCGCCAACCCGGCCAACCGCGCGAGATCGACCGCGGCTTCGGTGTGACCCGCGCGGCGGAGCACGCCCCCTTCCTTGGCCACCAGCGGGAAAAGATGCCCTGGGCGGACGAAATCCGTCGGTTTGCTGGTTGGGTCGAGAATGGACCGAATGGTGCGAGCCCGCTCCTGGGCGGTAATTCCCGTTTTCGACGTGCGATGATCGACCGGCACGGTGAAGCAGGTGCCCAACGGGGCCGTGTTCGATTCACACATCAAGGGAATCTTGAGCCGTTCGCAAACCTCGGGCAGCAGCGGCATACAAAGCTGCCCGCGGCCGTGCGTGATCATGAAATTGACGATCTCCGGCGTGGCCTTTTCGGCCGCTCCGATGAAATCCCCTTCGTTCTCGCGGTCTTCGGCGTCGACCACGATCGCCACACCTCCGCGGCGAATGGCGGCGACTGCGGCATCAATCGTAGAAAAATGGCTCGTCATCTCAAATCTTCCTCCTGTTGACCATTATAGGTTCGCTCACCTATGTTGCCAGCAGTGCTGTGTCGGGGTTGGAGCGCAATGATGTGAAGGACTGAGCTTTGAATCCTTCGGATGTTTAAGCCGTTCAAGCCTTCGCATTGATGTATGTCTCGCGTTCGACCATCGATCAGTTCGAACAATTACGACGTCACACCTGTAGCATAGCCATCCCATGCTCGAGCGCGAGGAATACGTCGAACAGGCCCATTTGTTCCATACGCTGGGGGAACGGATGCGGCAAAATATGGCCGTGCAAGAGTTGTTGACCTCGATCAAGGAGGAGATTCTCGCCACGACCCGGCTGCCGATGGCGATGGACTATCTGGCCGCCGAGTTGAAGCTGATCGGGATTTTCTCCACGGCAATGGCGAAGCTGGCCCATTATTTTACGCCGTTTCAAACCTTTGTGGTTGCCGAAGCGGAGAATGAGAGTGGCAAGTTCGATCTCGGCGTGGCGCTCAAAATTCTCGAGCGCGAGTCGCATTATAGGGCAGCCGGAGCGACCCCGCAGGGCATATTCCTCTACCAATTCGAATGTCTCTGCCGCAATCGGCTGGGCTACGACCGCGGCTTGGACGCGGTGGCTGGCGATCCGATCTTCACGGCCGACTGGCGCGATTGGATTCTTACTGTCCGCCG is part of the Pirellulales bacterium genome and encodes:
- the ribB gene encoding 3,4-dihydroxy-2-butanone-4-phosphate synthase; translated protein: MTSHFSTIDAAVAAIRRGGVAIVVDAEDRENEGDFIGAAEKATPEIVNFMITHGRGQLCMPLLPEVCERLKIPLMCESNTAPLGTCFTVPVDHRTSKTGITAQERARTIRSILDPTSKPTDFVRPGHLFPLVAKEGGVLRRAGHTEAAVDLARLAGLAPAGVLCEILDGEGNRANRKLLFELARQHRLEIISIEELIRYRRVREKLVFRIAEAKLPTRYGQFKLIAYGVKYESQQPIVLVMGDPTKAVAPLVRLHSSCFTGDLLDSLRCDCGDQLHMALDMIGREGAGVLVYLPQEGRGIGLIEKIKAYELQDDGLDTVEANLALGFKADTRDYGIGIQLLKDLGLSKVRLLTNNPKKTDAFIYGGFDLEVVDQVPILPPVHEHNARYIATKREKLGHHLPEES